A genomic window from Paenibacillus thermoaerophilus includes:
- a CDS encoding GerMN domain-containing protein: MAYRRWIKGIGLSALTVLLASGCSMFNAEDTGQAIDPPQQETVAGTGSAGGAVPVGGTLSGTGADTGSGSGKQSQSGQVTMPVTVYLQDENGLMAPVTLSVPFSESVARVAMEHLVSGGPVDQLAPKGFKAVLPAGTKIISLDIKDKSAVVDLSKEFAKYDAKDERRIMEAITWTLTSLPSVESVQLRINGQALKEMPVAKTPLDEPLTRAKGINLEKSANVQYGQATPVTVYFVGKTSDEFSYYVPVTRLVPLTDNAAKAAVEQLIAGPFPASKLHSVLLPDVEAIDVKTPDPAAEAKTVTVNLSAEALGPDSKLPAEAAQALVLTMTEMAGVHQVNIQIEGKSDVKMTDNQNAAKAMARPSKLNPIKS; this comes from the coding sequence ATGGCCTATCGCAGATGGATCAAAGGAATCGGCCTATCCGCGCTGACAGTCCTGCTTGCTTCCGGGTGCTCGATGTTTAATGCCGAGGATACCGGTCAGGCCATCGATCCGCCCCAACAGGAGACGGTCGCGGGAACCGGATCGGCGGGAGGCGCGGTGCCTGTCGGCGGCACGTTGTCGGGCACAGGCGCGGATACCGGTTCGGGGTCGGGCAAGCAGTCGCAGTCGGGTCAAGTTACCATGCCCGTCACGGTGTATTTGCAGGATGAAAACGGCTTGATGGCGCCGGTTACGTTAAGCGTGCCGTTCTCGGAGTCGGTCGCACGCGTCGCGATGGAGCATCTCGTATCGGGCGGACCGGTAGACCAATTGGCGCCGAAGGGCTTTAAAGCCGTGCTCCCGGCCGGGACGAAAATTATTAGTCTGGACATCAAGGACAAATCGGCGGTTGTCGACTTGTCCAAGGAATTCGCCAAGTACGACGCCAAGGACGAACGGCGGATCATGGAGGCCATCACCTGGACCTTGACTTCTCTGCCTTCGGTCGAGAGCGTGCAGTTGCGGATCAACGGACAGGCGCTTAAGGAGATGCCGGTCGCCAAAACGCCGCTGGATGAACCTCTGACGCGGGCCAAGGGCATCAATCTTGAGAAATCCGCCAACGTCCAATACGGCCAGGCGACGCCGGTCACCGTCTACTTCGTCGGCAAAACCTCCGATGAATTCAGCTACTACGTGCCGGTGACGCGTTTGGTGCCGCTGACGGACAATGCCGCCAAAGCCGCCGTCGAGCAGCTGATCGCCGGTCCGTTCCCCGCCTCGAAGCTGCATTCCGTGCTGCTTCCGGACGTGGAAGCGATCGACGTGAAGACGCCCGATCCCGCGGCGGAAGCCAAAACGGTCACGGTGAACCTGAGCGCCGAAGCGCTCGGCCCGGACAGCAAGCTGCCGGCCGAAGCCGCGCAAGCGCTTGTGCTGACGATGACGGAGATGGCCGGGGTCCATCAGGTGAATATCCAAATCGAAGGCAAATCGGATGTGAAAATGACCGACAACCAAAACGCAGCCAAAGCGATGGCGCGTCCTTCCAAGCTGAACCCGATCAAGAGTTGA
- a CDS encoding phosphatidylglycerophosphatase A family protein, which produces MGAEPRRRKERIPLSYRSNPETVAAAAWEWMASRGVTREQIAELVLFLQKDYFPNLTVEECLEHVDRVMAKREVQNAVLTGIQLDVLAERGQLMPPLQEMVYHDEGLYGCDEVLSLSIVNVFGSIGYTNFGYIDKQKPGVLKRLNDKSDGQIHTFLDDLVGAIAAAASSRLAHRHP; this is translated from the coding sequence ATGGGCGCCGAACCGCGCCGAAGGAAGGAGCGAATCCCGTTGTCTTACCGTTCGAATCCCGAGACCGTGGCGGCCGCCGCCTGGGAATGGATGGCCAGCCGGGGCGTAACCCGGGAACAAATCGCCGAGCTGGTCCTGTTTCTGCAAAAAGACTACTTCCCCAATCTCACCGTCGAAGAGTGCCTGGAGCATGTCGACCGCGTCATGGCCAAACGCGAAGTGCAAAACGCCGTGTTGACCGGCATCCAGCTCGATGTCCTGGCCGAGCGGGGCCAACTGATGCCGCCGCTGCAGGAGATGGTCTATCACGACGAAGGGCTGTACGGCTGCGACGAGGTGCTTTCCCTCTCCATCGTCAACGTTTTCGGAAGCATCGGGTATACGAATTTCGGCTACATCGACAAGCAAAAGCCCGGCGTCCTGAAGCGGCTAAACGATAAAAGCGACGGCCAAATCCATACGTTTCTGGACGATCTGGTCGGAGCGATCGCCGCGGCGGCCAGCAGCCGGCTCGCGCACAGGCATCCCTGA